One Alphaproteobacteria bacterium LSUCC0396 genomic region harbors:
- a CDS encoding ABC transporter ATP-binding protein, translated as MLEFDHIRHAYNGSLSVRDVSFHVEPGEVVSLLGPSGCGKTTLLRLAAGLEQPQHGSIRLHNNVISSADFVQPPEQRGIGYMFQDYALFPHLTVIQNVVFGLTEKGSAATRRGLEVLGEVGIDGLSDMYPHELSGGQQQRVALARALAPNPAVILLDEPYAGLDSRLRERIRDQMLHVLKASNAAALMVTHDAEEAMFMSDRIVVLRDGHVVQTGRPVNLYCQPSSAFVAEFFGEVNRVEGVVAKDKVITPLGEFRAPKSLSDGSPASVVIRHEAMLIDAGNDGVVGEVMESRLLGRASLIHLSVPTGRDVLHLHARIPGLNSIEVGSQVRVRVDPAQAFVFAAGNGDE; from the coding sequence ATGCTTGAATTCGATCACATCCGTCACGCCTATAATGGCAGCTTGTCAGTGCGTGACGTCAGCTTTCATGTCGAGCCGGGCGAGGTGGTCTCGTTGCTTGGCCCGTCTGGTTGCGGTAAAACCACGCTATTACGTCTCGCAGCAGGGCTTGAGCAGCCGCAACATGGCAGTATCCGCCTGCATAACAACGTCATTTCCTCAGCTGATTTTGTGCAGCCACCCGAACAGCGTGGTATCGGCTATATGTTTCAAGATTATGCGCTGTTTCCGCATTTGACAGTTATCCAGAATGTTGTCTTCGGATTGACGGAAAAGGGCAGCGCGGCGACAAGGCGCGGCCTTGAAGTCCTGGGTGAGGTCGGTATCGACGGGCTTAGTGATATGTACCCGCATGAATTATCGGGCGGCCAGCAACAACGTGTTGCATTGGCACGCGCGTTAGCACCAAATCCTGCTGTCATTCTGCTGGATGAGCCTTATGCCGGCCTTGACAGCCGTCTCCGCGAGCGTATTCGTGACCAGATGCTACATGTCTTGAAAGCCTCAAATGCGGCCGCTTTGATGGTAACGCATGACGCCGAAGAGGCAATGTTCATGTCTGACCGGATTGTTGTTCTGCGCGATGGCCACGTCGTTCAGACAGGCCGGCCAGTTAACCTATATTGCCAGCCAAGCAGCGCTTTTGTTGCTGAGTTTTTTGGCGAGGTGAACCGGGTTGAAGGTGTTGTTGCCAAAGACAAGGTCATAACCCCGCTTGGTGAGTTTCGTGCACCAAAATCACTTAGCGATGGGAGCCCGGCCAGTGTCGTCATCCGGCATGAGGCGATGTTGATCGACGCGGGAAATGATGGCGTGGTTGGCGAGGTTATGGAGTCTCGTTTGCTTGGCCGTGCATCCCTTATTCATCTGTCAGTACCAACGGGGCGCGATGTATTGCACCTCCATGCGCGGATACCCGGGCTTAACTCGATCGAGGTTGGCAGTCAGGTTCGCGTCCGGGTCGATCCGGCGCAGGCGTTCGTGTTTGCTGCGGGGAATGGCGACGAATAA
- a CDS encoding ScpA family protein, protein MTDFEDSFSDDKAPQDPAQQLALFVNLDGFEGPIDLLLTLARDQKVDLTKIAILPLAEQYLAFVNDARELDLEIAADYLVMAAWLAYLKSRLLLPDPEPEQAEEMVDMADALRYQLLRLEAMQQAAKRISSLPRLGQQRFARGAPEQFASTSEAIWTATLYDLLSCYGDIRSAEDTETLTIAATRLFSVEEAAKRLRNLIGSSPDWTVLQHFLPAGLQSPMDLRSATASHFVASLELAREGVLRLRQDTHFAPLYMKVRD, encoded by the coding sequence ATGACCGATTTCGAAGACAGCTTCAGCGACGATAAGGCACCGCAAGACCCGGCACAGCAATTGGCGTTATTCGTCAATCTTGACGGATTTGAAGGGCCGATTGATCTGTTGCTCACTCTGGCCCGCGACCAAAAGGTTGATCTCACCAAAATTGCCATTCTGCCATTGGCGGAACAATATCTGGCCTTTGTGAATGACGCGCGCGAACTCGATCTGGAAATTGCCGCTGATTATCTTGTCATGGCGGCATGGCTTGCTTATTTGAAATCTCGGCTGTTATTGCCTGACCCAGAGCCCGAGCAGGCTGAAGAAATGGTCGATATGGCAGACGCGCTGCGCTATCAGCTATTACGGCTTGAGGCAATGCAGCAAGCCGCCAAACGTATCTCCTCGCTTCCACGCCTTGGCCAGCAACGCTTTGCCCGCGGTGCCCCCGAACAGTTTGCAAGCACCAGCGAGGCCATTTGGACCGCAACATTGTATGATTTGCTGTCATGTTACGGCGATATCCGGTCGGCGGAAGATACCGAGACCTTGACCATCGCTGCGACGCGGCTATTTTCGGTCGAGGAGGCGGCTAAACGCCTGCGTAACCTGATCGGCAGCAGCCCAGACTGGACAGTTTTACAGCATTTTTTACCAGCCGGCCTGCAATCACCGATGGATTTACGCTCGGCAACAGCGTCTCATTTTGTCGCATCACTGGAATTGGCCCGCGAAGGCGTGCTAAGACTTCGGCAAGACACTCACTTTGCGCCGCTTTATATGAAAGTTAGAGACTAG
- the tatC gene encoding twin-arginine translocase subunit TatC — translation MAEQDADNSGQNDGRMTLIGHLTELRNRLGIALAAFLVLFLLSVAPLPGTTSNSIAYQVFVFLQAPLAEILQEKGGGRMIFTALHEGFFTQIKVGFFTALCVTFPIISMQLWKFIAPGLYKNEKQAFLPFLIATPVLFTLGAAMVYYIVTPMAWKFFVSFEMLGDGTALPIELEPRISEYLSLMMRLIFAFGLAFELPVILLLLARAGLVTHQGLAEKRKIAIVVAFVVAAILTPPDVISQLLLAVPIIVLYELSILGARLMSPPPDTEFDNS, via the coding sequence ATGGCAGAGCAGGATGCAGATAATTCTGGGCAGAATGATGGCCGCATGACGCTCATTGGTCACCTGACCGAGTTGCGTAACCGGCTAGGCATCGCATTGGCTGCGTTTTTGGTGCTGTTTTTACTTAGCGTTGCACCTTTGCCCGGAACAACCAGCAACAGTATTGCCTATCAGGTGTTTGTATTCTTGCAAGCGCCGCTGGCCGAGATTCTTCAGGAAAAAGGCGGCGGTCGGATGATTTTCACCGCGCTGCATGAAGGGTTTTTCACCCAGATCAAGGTCGGTTTCTTCACCGCTTTATGCGTAACCTTTCCGATTATCAGCATGCAGTTGTGGAAATTCATTGCGCCCGGGCTATACAAGAATGAAAAACAGGCCTTTTTGCCGTTTTTGATCGCAACGCCGGTTCTGTTTACCCTAGGCGCGGCGATGGTTTATTACATCGTGACACCGATGGCGTGGAAATTCTTTGTCTCATTCGAGATGCTTGGGGATGGCACTGCCCTGCCGATCGAGCTTGAGCCCCGCATTAGTGAATATCTTTCATTAATGATGCGGTTGATCTTTGCGTTTGGTCTCGCGTTCGAATTGCCGGTAATCTTGCTATTGCTGGCACGTGCCGGTTTGGTAACGCATCAAGGGCTGGCCGAAAAGCGAAAGATCGCTATCGTTGTGGCCTTTGTTGTTGCCGCAATTTTGACACCACCCGACGTAATCTCACAGCTATTATTGGCTGTTCCGATCATTGTTTTGTACGAATTATCAATTTTGGGGGCACGGCTGATGAGCCCGCCACCAGACACCGAGTTCGATAATAGCTAG
- the tatA gene encoding twin-arginine translocase TatA/TatE family subunit — protein sequence MFGGTFSILHWIVVLAVVLLLFGGRGKVSAIMGDFGKGLRNFKTGLKGPEEEAEEAEAIEAAPTPAAKKPTAKKAAPKKAAAKKATAKKASAKKAAKK from the coding sequence ATGTTTGGCGGTACATTCAGTATTTTACATTGGATCGTTGTTCTTGCCGTTGTTCTGTTGCTGTTCGGCGGCAGAGGCAAAGTATCAGCGATCATGGGCGATTTCGGCAAAGGCTTGCGCAACTTTAAAACGGGGCTAAAAGGGCCGGAAGAAGAAGCTGAAGAGGCGGAAGCTATCGAAGCTGCGCCAACGCCAGCCGCAAAAAAGCCGACTGCCAAAAAAGCAGCGCCGAAAAAAGCGGCTGCTAAAAAGGCCACAGCGAAAAAAGCATCTGCTAAAAAAGCCGCCAAGAAATAG
- a CDS encoding SPOR domain-containing protein gives MSDQDQQVSGVNWGWFAVLASIVVVVGMTTYFMLPGLISKTASDVTIVKAVDGPIKVKPAEPGGEKIDHQDLLVVDILKGGNKSDAQVESLRPAAPSPEPPPVIETNPNTEMPAASATAEPNLAMRADPATPVTPQPDTEPKKSLPKTKPVKADTPKKPNSDDPAQIAAKPEPAAKSEAKATNQSKAEKAAISKIKKRVIVIEGETPLYMIQLAAFRSAAKADEMAKILSAKHKSRLSDVELETMQVDTGSNGVFYRIVSVPLPRADADKICGVLRRSGQDCFLRKFTQPNP, from the coding sequence ATGAGCGATCAAGATCAACAGGTGAGTGGCGTCAATTGGGGATGGTTCGCCGTTCTTGCCAGCATTGTCGTCGTTGTTGGCATGACCACCTATTTCATGCTGCCCGGTCTTATCTCAAAAACAGCGAGTGATGTAACCATTGTTAAGGCTGTTGATGGGCCGATCAAGGTCAAACCAGCCGAGCCGGGCGGCGAAAAAATTGATCATCAAGATTTGCTAGTTGTCGATATTCTAAAGGGCGGTAACAAATCAGACGCCCAAGTTGAGTCACTGCGCCCCGCCGCACCAAGCCCCGAGCCACCACCGGTCATTGAGACCAATCCAAATACCGAAATGCCCGCTGCGTCAGCAACGGCCGAGCCTAATCTGGCCATGCGCGCCGATCCGGCAACGCCTGTCACGCCGCAGCCGGATACAGAGCCAAAAAAATCATTGCCGAAGACCAAGCCGGTCAAGGCCGATACACCGAAAAAGCCAAATAGCGATGACCCGGCGCAAATAGCGGCAAAGCCAGAGCCAGCCGCAAAATCTGAGGCTAAGGCAACCAATCAGTCAAAGGCAGAAAAAGCCGCCATATCGAAAATCAAAAAACGCGTGATCGTCATTGAGGGCGAAACGCCGCTTTACATGATCCAGCTGGCCGCGTTTCGGAGTGCCGCTAAAGCCGATGAAATGGCAAAAATCCTGTCGGCTAAACACAAATCTCGACTGAGTGATGTCGAGCTTGAGACCATGCAGGTTGACACAGGCAGCAATGGTGTTTTTTACAGAATCGTAAGCGTGCCTTTGCCGCGCGCCGATGCGGATAAGATATGCGGCGTTTTGCGCCGGTCAGGCCAAGACTGTTTTCTGCGGAAATTCACCCAACCAAATCCCTGA
- the tatB gene encoding Sec-independent protein translocase protein TatB: MLDIGGWEFLVVAFVLIMVVGPKELPKMLRGFTRIIRQVRSMAAEFSRGMQDMADEAELGDIKGTLDDVKRGNLAGVADAIDPGGQLKDSVEDLKKSTAETGLKDDVGEIRDLAGATGDGIAEKVNEAPPHDKAAKDETSTKKKTGS; this comes from the coding sequence ATGCTTGATATTGGCGGCTGGGAGTTCTTGGTTGTTGCCTTTGTGCTGATCATGGTGGTCGGCCCAAAGGAATTACCGAAAATGCTCCGAGGTTTTACCCGGATTATCCGTCAAGTTCGGTCCATGGCGGCTGAATTTTCGCGCGGTATGCAGGACATGGCTGATGAAGCCGAGCTTGGGGATATCAAGGGCACGCTCGACGATGTTAAACGCGGCAACCTTGCAGGGGTCGCTGATGCCATCGACCCGGGCGGCCAGTTGAAAGACTCGGTTGAGGATCTGAAAAAATCCACGGCTGAAACTGGCCTTAAAGATGATGTTGGTGAAATCCGTGATCTGGCGGGGGCTACCGGCGACGGCATTGCTGAAAAGGTTAATGAAGCGCCGCCACATGACAAGGCCGCAAAAGACGAAACCTCCACGAAAAAGAAGACTGGGAGCTAG
- a CDS encoding deoxyguanosinetriphosphate triphosphohydrolase has translation MTEIVEHRALQPYACHGPASRGRMLDEQEHNSPTSRTPFQRDRDRIIHSGAFRRLKHKTQVFVYHEGDYFRTRLTHSLEVAQIARSMARALGLNDDLAEAVALAHDLGHTPFGHAGEDALDRLMADHGGFDHNEQTVRVLTQLEQRYAGFNGLNLSWETLEGVVKHHGAIKDRSSLRPAIIAVDKAMDLQLEAHSSAEAQLANLADDIAYLSHDFDDALRAELFHIDDIRSLPQVGKALADIESRHGKLELGRVTHELVRRLISVFVEDMLAVSTINLAALNAKTVDDIRGHTKPVIGFSPEMAADLEGLRAFLFKNMWRHYKVNRMTSKAKRVVTDLFDLFMSEPNTLPSDWQFYENQPLSDMTRTDRARIIADYIASMTDRYAIVEHERLFDLGPILR, from the coding sequence TTGACCGAAATTGTTGAACATCGCGCCCTCCAGCCTTATGCCTGCCACGGCCCGGCAAGTCGCGGCCGCATGCTTGATGAGCAGGAACATAATTCCCCGACTAGCCGCACCCCATTTCAGCGTGACCGTGACCGCATTATCCATTCCGGTGCGTTTCGCCGCCTCAAGCACAAGACCCAAGTCTTTGTTTACCATGAAGGTGATTATTTTCGCACCCGTTTGACCCATTCGCTGGAGGTTGCGCAGATTGCACGATCAATGGCACGCGCGCTTGGCTTGAACGACGATCTAGCCGAGGCTGTCGCGCTTGCACATGATCTCGGCCATACGCCGTTTGGTCATGCGGGCGAAGATGCTCTTGACCGGTTAATGGCCGATCATGGTGGATTTGATCACAACGAACAGACTGTGCGCGTTCTCACCCAGCTGGAACAGCGTTATGCCGGTTTCAATGGCCTCAACCTGTCATGGGAAACTCTTGAGGGTGTCGTAAAGCATCACGGGGCTATCAAGGATCGCAGCAGCCTTCGGCCAGCGATTATCGCGGTGGATAAGGCGATGGATTTACAGCTGGAGGCTCACTCATCGGCCGAAGCGCAACTTGCTAATCTGGCTGATGACATTGCCTATCTATCGCATGATTTTGACGATGCGCTGCGTGCCGAGCTGTTTCATATTGATGATATCCGGTCTTTACCACAGGTCGGAAAGGCCCTTGCAGATATCGAATCCCGTCATGGCAAGCTAGAACTCGGCCGCGTAACGCACGAGCTGGTGCGCCGGCTTATATCGGTGTTTGTTGAGGATATGCTTGCTGTTTCCACCATTAACCTTGCCGCATTAAACGCCAAGACGGTGGATGATATTCGCGGTCACACCAAGCCGGTGATCGGCTTTTCCCCTGAAATGGCGGCAGACCTTGAGGGCTTACGAGCCTTCTTATTTAAAAATATGTGGCGGCATTACAAGGTGAACCGGATGACCAGTAAAGCAAAACGGGTGGTGACAGATCTGTTTGATTTGTTTATGTCCGAACCGAACACATTACCGAGTGATTGGCAGTTTTATGAAAATCAGCCTTTGAGTGACATGACAAGGACAGATCGGGCTCGTATTATCGCGGACTATATCGCCTCGATGACCGACCGATATGCCATTGTCGAGCATGAACGCCTGTTCGACCTCGGCCCCATTTTGCGATAA
- the scpB gene encoding SMC-Scp complex subunit ScpB, producing the protein MTVLSPLQDCAATIEALIFASDRPVRERELIVHLPENIEIANVIALVSARYDSTSGIELCKVGDGWAFRTKAEIAERLSQHKQIERPLSRAALEVLAIIAYHQPITRAEIEEIRGISLSKGTMDILLELGWIKPRGRRRTPGRPLTWGTSPAFLDHFGLGDITDLPGMDDLKAAGLLRKGQILGALMDHAPQTAESDHDEHDDELDGELDGDFLEDGLLEAGYDGEQNA; encoded by the coding sequence ATGACCGTGCTGTCACCGCTACAAGATTGCGCCGCCACAATCGAGGCCCTGATCTTTGCTTCTGATCGGCCAGTCCGCGAGCGCGAACTCATCGTCCATTTACCAGAAAATATCGAGATCGCTAACGTTATCGCACTGGTTTCGGCACGTTATGACAGCACAAGCGGCATCGAGCTGTGCAAAGTCGGCGATGGCTGGGCATTTCGCACCAAAGCCGAAATTGCCGAACGGTTGAGCCAGCATAAACAAATCGAGCGCCCTTTATCGCGCGCCGCACTAGAAGTGCTGGCGATCATTGCCTACCACCAGCCGATTACCCGCGCTGAAATTGAAGAGATTCGCGGGATAAGCCTGTCAAAAGGCACGATGGATATCTTGCTTGAACTTGGCTGGATTAAACCACGCGGACGCCGCCGCACGCCGGGTCGCCCGTTGACTTGGGGAACCAGCCCAGCGTTTCTGGATCATTTTGGTCTTGGCGATATCACTGATTTACCGGGCATGGATGATTTAAAAGCCGCAGGCCTGCTTCGTAAGGGCCAGATCCTTGGCGCCTTAATGGATCACGCGCCGCAAACCGCAGAAAGTGACCATGACGAACATGATGATGAACTGGACGGCGAGCTGGACGGCGATTTCCTCGAAGATGGCTTGCTAGAGGCCGGATATGATGGAGAGCAGAATGCTTGA
- the argS gene encoding arginine--tRNA ligase, with product MNIFSCFEAEFQTIISNLVATKQVVAGLDTSRVVFELPRDESHGDIATNAAMVLAKQAGKSPRDLASLFASELEKIDGVIAVEIAGPGFLNLRIETRLWTREIADILAADLHYGKSEIGAGKPVNIEFVSANPTGPLHAAHARGAVIGDALAGLMEFCGWNVTREYYINDAGGQVDVLARSTYLRYCEALGHDIGEIPAGLYPGLYLREVGEALAARDGDLYLDKAEDEWIATLRSFAIDAIMTGIKTDLLALGIKMDQFSSERALVSSGAVQRAIDKLQQDGHLYQGVLQPPKGKEPEDWEPREQLLFKASAFGDDTDRPLQKSDGTWTYFAADVAYHLDKLDRTKGPLINIFGADHGGYVKRMTAAVAALSGQQDMLDIKLCQLVNLLDNGQPVKMSKRAGTFVTVEDVIAAVGADVIRFIMLTRRNDQTLDFDFAKVTEQSRDNPVFYVQYAHARACSVIRQFEKDQVIPASANLDLISDPAELAVVKMLVGWPKLVESAAMAHEPHRIAFYLVDLASRFHSLWNAGRENPSLRFILDDDTPTTAARMHLVQATSFVIRTGLNVLSIKALEEM from the coding sequence ATGAATATTTTTTCCTGCTTTGAAGCCGAGTTTCAAACGATTATCAGCAATCTCGTCGCCACCAAACAAGTGGTGGCTGGTCTTGATACCAGCAGGGTTGTTTTTGAATTGCCGCGTGATGAAAGTCACGGCGATATCGCCACCAATGCCGCCATGGTTCTGGCAAAACAGGCAGGAAAATCACCGCGTGACCTCGCCAGCTTATTCGCTAGCGAGTTGGAAAAAATTGACGGGGTAATTGCGGTCGAAATCGCTGGGCCAGGCTTTTTGAACTTACGCATTGAAACACGTCTATGGACCCGCGAGATCGCCGATATTCTGGCAGCTGACCTGCACTACGGAAAAAGCGAAATCGGGGCTGGAAAGCCGGTCAATATTGAATTTGTCTCGGCCAACCCGACTGGCCCCTTACACGCCGCCCACGCCCGCGGTGCGGTGATTGGCGACGCCCTAGCAGGATTGATGGAATTTTGTGGCTGGAACGTCACACGCGAATATTACATCAATGATGCTGGCGGTCAGGTCGATGTGCTCGCACGCTCAACTTATCTGCGCTATTGCGAGGCGCTTGGCCACGATATTGGCGAAATTCCTGCCGGTCTTTACCCGGGGTTATATTTGCGCGAGGTTGGCGAGGCGCTTGCGGCACGTGATGGTGATTTGTATCTCGACAAAGCCGAGGATGAATGGATTGCAACGCTACGCAGCTTTGCCATCGACGCCATCATGACCGGGATCAAAACCGATCTGTTAGCGCTTGGCATTAAAATGGATCAATTCTCGTCTGAGCGCGCCTTGGTCAGCTCGGGTGCGGTACAACGCGCGATTGATAAGCTGCAGCAGGATGGCCATCTCTATCAGGGCGTTTTACAGCCGCCAAAAGGAAAAGAGCCTGAAGATTGGGAACCGCGCGAACAATTACTGTTTAAAGCCAGCGCCTTTGGTGATGACACCGACCGGCCGTTGCAAAAATCGGATGGCACGTGGACATATTTTGCTGCCGATGTGGCCTATCATCTCGACAAGCTGGATCGCACAAAAGGCCCGTTGATCAATATTTTTGGCGCTGATCACGGCGGCTATGTCAAACGCATGACCGCAGCCGTTGCCGCATTGTCCGGCCAGCAAGATATGCTCGATATCAAATTATGCCAGCTAGTCAATCTGCTTGATAATGGGCAACCGGTCAAAATGTCGAAACGTGCTGGCACCTTTGTCACGGTTGAAGATGTGATCGCGGCCGTTGGCGCCGATGTCATCCGGTTTATTATGCTGACCCGTCGCAATGACCAGACATTGGATTTTGATTTTGCAAAAGTTACCGAACAATCACGCGACAACCCGGTTTTCTATGTTCAATATGCACATGCTCGGGCTTGCTCGGTCATTCGCCAGTTCGAAAAAGACCAAGTCATTCCAGCAAGCGCAAATCTTGATCTGATTAGTGATCCGGCTGAATTGGCTGTTGTTAAAATGCTTGTTGGCTGGCCGAAACTAGTCGAATCTGCCGCAATGGCGCATGAGCCGCATCGTATTGCCTTCTACCTTGTTGATCTTGCTAGCCGGTTTCACTCATTGTGGAACGCCGGACGAGAGAACCCATCATTGCGCTTTATCTTGGATGATGATACGCCAACAACTGCAGCGCGCATGCATCTTGTTCAGGCAACAAGTTTCGTTATTCGGACAGGTTTAAATGTGCTATCCATTAAAGCCTTAGAGGAAATGTAG
- a CDS encoding protein-L-isoaspartate(D-aspartate) O-methyltransferase, with translation MTNDFQLQKAQLIMSLRGLGIMDSRVLAALEHVPRELFVPAALRHHSYENSSLPIAYDQTISQPYVVARMTEALQLEGRERVLEIGCGSGYQAAILTHLCRRVYSIERLRPLLVDAENRIRDLRISNISFRFGDGSKGWPEAAPFDRIILTCGCDKIPDILLQQLKIGGIMVAPEGHGKAQALVVVTRHETGFERVTLMPVTFVPLIEGE, from the coding sequence ATGACAAACGATTTCCAACTTCAAAAAGCGCAATTAATTATGAGCCTGCGCGGTCTGGGCATTATGGATTCGCGCGTATTGGCCGCACTTGAGCATGTGCCGCGTGAATTATTTGTACCTGCCGCATTAAGGCATCACTCTTATGAAAATTCATCACTTCCGATTGCTTATGACCAGACCATAAGTCAGCCTTATGTTGTTGCGCGCATGACCGAAGCTCTTCAGCTTGAAGGGCGTGAGCGCGTTCTTGAAATTGGCTGCGGCAGTGGCTACCAGGCGGCGATTCTGACGCATTTATGCCGGCGCGTTTATTCGATTGAACGCCTGCGCCCGTTGCTTGTTGATGCAGAAAATCGAATTCGGGATCTACGCATATCAAATATCAGCTTTCGTTTTGGCGATGGATCAAAGGGCTGGCCTGAAGCGGCGCCGTTTGATCGGATTATTCTGACATGCGGTTGCGACAAAATTCCCGACATTTTGTTGCAGCAGTTAAAAATTGGCGGCATCATGGTAGCACCAGAGGGTCATGGCAAAGCCCAAGCTCTTGTTGTCGTGACCCGACATGAAACTGGGTTTGAACGCGTCACCTTGATGCCTGTAACCTTTGTGCCACTGATTGAGGGTGAATAA
- the surE gene encoding 5'/3'-nucleotidase SurE, whose translation MAGASTKPLGRILISNDDGIDAIGITILREIAAGLSDDVWVIAPSDNRSGASRSITLRRDVVIDQLGPKTFKCSGTPSDCLIFGMAEILDQPPELVLTGINHGMNVADDILYSGTVAGAMEASLLGVPAIALSQRHGRDDPIDYAASRLFGDKVIRHILQLGIPPRTVMNVNFPKTNPAEIKGIKPAHLDRHKLGDVIIKGEAPNHYRLGPLNSASETSDGSDRAVLNDGWISLTPLMMDVTAHAMLDQLPVLDLSAVT comes from the coding sequence ATGGCAGGCGCGTCAACAAAACCCCTCGGCCGTATTTTAATCAGCAATGATGACGGCATTGATGCGATTGGGATCACGATCTTGCGTGAAATTGCGGCCGGTCTAAGCGACGATGTTTGGGTAATTGCGCCAAGCGATAATCGCTCTGGTGCGTCGCGTTCGATTACGCTTCGCCGCGACGTTGTTATCGACCAGCTAGGCCCAAAGACTTTTAAATGCTCGGGCACGCCAAGCGATTGCCTGATTTTTGGCATGGCCGAAATTCTTGACCAACCGCCCGAATTGGTTTTGACCGGCATCAATCACGGCATGAATGTTGCCGATGATATTCTCTATTCAGGGACCGTTGCCGGGGCGATGGAGGCATCATTGCTTGGCGTGCCGGCGATTGCATTGTCACAGCGCCATGGCCGTGACGACCCTATTGATTACGCCGCCAGCCGGCTTTTTGGCGACAAGGTTATTCGCCATATCCTGCAATTAGGAATCCCGCCGCGCACAGTAATGAACGTCAATTTTCCCAAGACCAATCCGGCTGAGATCAAAGGCATTAAGCCGGCGCATCTTGACCGGCACAAGCTTGGTGATGTGATCATTAAGGGCGAGGCACCAAATCATTACCGGCTCGGGCCATTGAACAGCGCCTCTGAAACCAGCGATGGCAGCGACCGTGCCGTGCTAAATGATGGCTGGATTTCGCTGACGCCACTGATGATGGATGTCACCGCGCATGCAATGCTGGATCAATTGCCGGTATTAGATCTGTCCGCAGTCACCTGA
- the serS gene encoding serine--tRNA ligase → MHDIRFIRENPDAFDAALNRRKLAPLASEILKVDSERRSLQAQIQDMQSRRNQASKEIGTLKAKGGDADALIAEVNDIKANMPALESEEAKLADRLDAWLLELPNILDASVPDGDDETQNELIRTIGDVPQFSFTPRDHVALGEGLGQMDFALGAKLAGARFVVLSGQLARLERALAAFMLDTHTAEFGYVETLPPALVNSQTMTGTGQLPKFAEDLYRTDDKWLIPTAEVPLTNIVADEITDSAVLPLRMTAYTQCFRSEAGSAGRDTRGMIRQHQFSKVEMVSIVHPDQSADELDRMTSCAEAILQKLELPYRVLKLCSGDTGFSAQQTYDLEVWLPGQDEGRGMYREISSCSNCGPFQARRMKARFRDAETGDTRFLHTLNGSGLAVGRTLIAVLENGQQEDGSILLPQALHSYMGTNRLVAKA, encoded by the coding sequence ATGCATGACATCCGCTTTATTCGTGAAAACCCTGATGCTTTCGACGCTGCGTTAAACCGGCGCAAGCTTGCCCCGCTGGCGAGCGAAATTCTGAAGGTCGATAGCGAACGGCGTTCCCTGCAAGCCCAAATTCAAGACATGCAGTCGCGTCGTAATCAGGCCTCAAAAGAGATTGGCACCTTAAAGGCAAAGGGCGGTGACGCAGACGCGCTGATCGCCGAGGTGAATGACATTAAAGCCAATATGCCGGCCCTCGAAAGCGAGGAGGCAAAGCTAGCTGATAGGTTAGATGCTTGGCTTCTCGAATTGCCCAATATTCTCGATGCGTCAGTGCCTGACGGTGATGACGAGACCCAGAATGAATTGATTCGCACCATTGGTGATGTGCCGCAATTTTCTTTTACGCCACGGGATCATGTTGCGCTGGGTGAGGGGCTTGGGCAGATGGATTTTGCCCTTGGTGCCAAGCTTGCTGGGGCGCGGTTTGTCGTTCTATCAGGCCAGTTAGCCCGCCTCGAACGCGCCTTGGCTGCCTTTATGCTGGATACGCACACTGCCGAATTTGGCTATGTTGAAACGCTGCCGCCAGCCTTGGTAAATAGTCAAACCATGACCGGAACTGGCCAGTTGCCCAAATTTGCCGAAGATCTCTATCGGACTGATGATAAATGGCTAATTCCAACTGCCGAAGTGCCGCTGACGAACATTGTTGCAGATGAAATTACCGACAGTGCAGTTCTGCCATTGCGGATGACCGCCTATACTCAATGTTTCCGGTCCGAGGCTGGCTCGGCTGGACGCGATACGCGCGGGATGATCCGCCAGCATCAATTCTCCAAGGTGGAAATGGTATCAATCGTTCATCCGGATCAATCAGCTGATGAACTTGACCGCATGACGTCCTGCGCCGAGGCAATTCTGCAAAAGCTGGAATTGCCCTATCGGGTGCTAAAGCTTTGTAGCGGTGATACTGGGTTTTCAGCCCAGCAAACCTATGATCTCGAAGTCTGGCTTCCGGGTCAGGATGAGGGGCGTGGTATGTATCGAGAGATTTCATCCTGCTCAAATTGCGGGCCATTTCAGGCACGCCGCATGAAAGCCCGCTTTCGTGACGCCGAAACTGGCGACACCCGGTTTTTACATACATTGAACGGATCCGGACTGGCCGTTGGTCGGACGCTGATTGCGGTTTTGGAAAATGGTCAACAAGAAGATGGAAGTATTCTTCTGCCGCAAGCCCTGCACAGCTACATGGGTACCAACCGGTTGGTGGCAAAGGCCTGA